In Chrysemys picta bellii isolate R12L10 chromosome 4, ASM1138683v2, whole genome shotgun sequence, the sequence tgcttgaatgccagcaaacaccgggaccatacgctgccaggctttgtcaggcaatgataccagattacttgctgcaagcatggcgtggtcaagtgtcctaccatggaggagggaataaagatgcactgcccagaaaccttctggcaaggctttcggagtacctccaggagagcttcattgagatgtccctggaggatttccgctccatccccagacacgttaacagacttttccaatagctacagacttttccagtagctgaactgaccgcgaatgcaaagtcaggcaaagtaatcattaaaaaccgtttgcttttaaaacaagttttatattttaaaaggtaaactcacctgaggtgccttccatggggtcagagtcttgggtactggcttgggaggcttgggaggcttgggagggtacttcagtcagggtgataaaaagatcctggctgttggggagaatggagtgctgtgtgctctctgcaagctcatcctcctcctcctcctcctcctctaccccatcggcagaatcctcaggcgtcgagactatccccgacccagaatccacgaacacaggtgggttagtggtggcagccccccctagaattgcatgcagctcggcgtagtagcggcatgtccgcggctctgacccggagcgaccgtttgcctcctttgttttctgataggcttgtctgagttccttgactttcacgcggcactgatctgagtccctattgtggcctctctccatcatgcccttggagattttttcaaaaatttttgcatttcgtcttttagaacgaagttctgcaagcactgaatcctctccccatacagcgatcagatccagtacctccctcacggtccatgctggtgctctttttcgattatcagcctgcatggttacctgtgctgatgaggtatctgtggtcacctgtgctctccacgctgtgcaaacaggaaatggaattcaaatgttcgcggggcttttcctgtctacctggccagtgcatccgagtttagattgctgtccagagcggtcacaatgatgcactgtgggatagctcccggaggccaataccatcgaattgcggccacactaaccctaattcgaattgttaaaatcgattttggcactactccgctcgttggggtggagtacagaaatcgatttaaagggccctttacatcgaattaactagcgtcgttgtgtggacggttacagggttaattcgaattaaagctgataaatccgaattaaagtcgtagtgtagaccaggccttagtgtctgCTCATGTGGCCCAAGTCCAAAAATCAGAACAGCACAGCATCTGCTATGTCTGTATCTTCTCACCTTATCAGCTTTGTAGCTCAAGGACCGATCAGGACAAGACTGGGGAAAAGATCCATTTTTACTGTTGCCAGATGAAATGATGTACCCACAATAGTTCAATAATCCCTGAAAAAGAATGTACCTAACTCACATTTTCAGATACAGTGGCATCCACTGTGGCTTTGATGCCCATTGGTGTCAGCAACGTAGACCAAATGCCCTCTGGAACAAAGTTGATGCCAACCCAATATTTGTCACTATCGTTGGCAGCTCCTGGGATCTTTCCTTCCCTATGCCCACCCTAGAGCAGAACTGGTAAATTTCTGCCCGATAACTAAAAAGTAAAGAGATCTTCAATACAAGGGAAAGGCTATTGTTCTGCACATAGC encodes:
- the LOC135983172 gene encoding myb/SANT-like DNA-binding domain-containing protein 2, with the translated sequence MQADNRKRAPAWTVREVLDLIAVWGEDSVLAELRSKRRNAKIFEKISKGMMERGHNRDSDQCRVKVKELRQAYQKTKEANGRSGSEPRTCRYYAELHAILGGAATTNPPVFVDSGSGIVSTPEDSADGVEEEEEEEDELAESTQHSILPNSQDLFITLTEVPSQASQASQASTQDSDPMEGTSAAANSSSLPPPSRRLSQIRRRKKKTREEMFSEIMQSSRSDRAHLNEWKETVSKYRKEVSEREERRDQREDMRDQREERRDQREERRDARDERWRQEDQRMKEATLGLLQRLVEVQERLLENRLPLQPLFHPPPSPCSVSSSPRRVRTRGGRLRTPSHSTPVDSPSKRLSFF